A genomic window from Paenibacillus sp. FSL K6-0276 includes:
- a CDS encoding glycosyltransferase family 2 protein, whose amino-acid sequence MKARYSVIVPMFNEEQVISVTYERLKKVMDECGDTYELVFVNDGSRDRSAQMIREISDRDECVKLIDFSRNFGHQVAITAGMDYAEGQAVVVIDADLQDPPEVILQMIEKWKEGYDVVYAKRLKRRGETMFKKVTAKLYYRLLSSMTSVDIPTDTGDFRLIDRKVCDVLRGLKEKNRYVRGLVSWVGFKQTMVEYEREERFAGETKYPLKKMIRFALDGITSFSHKPLKIATYVGFFLSFSSFLYLFFVLFQRIFFTSWTVPGWASIVGVNLLFNGIVLMLLGVIGEYIGRIYDESKDRPLYIVSETKGYHNDELVDRRKDYKDVR is encoded by the coding sequence GTGAAAGCCAGATATAGTGTAATTGTACCCATGTTCAATGAGGAGCAAGTAATTAGCGTTACTTATGAACGTTTGAAAAAAGTAATGGACGAATGCGGAGATACTTATGAGCTAGTATTCGTCAATGACGGGAGTCGTGATCGTTCGGCCCAGATGATTCGGGAGATCAGTGATCGAGATGAGTGCGTCAAGCTGATTGACTTCTCGCGTAATTTCGGACATCAGGTAGCGATAACAGCTGGCATGGACTATGCAGAAGGTCAAGCGGTCGTTGTTATAGACGCTGACCTTCAAGATCCTCCGGAGGTCATTTTACAAATGATCGAGAAGTGGAAAGAAGGCTACGATGTTGTGTATGCTAAGCGGCTGAAGCGCCGCGGAGAAACTATGTTCAAAAAGGTAACAGCGAAGCTCTATTATCGACTGCTCAGCAGCATGACAAGTGTAGACATTCCTACGGATACAGGCGATTTTCGTCTTATTGATCGTAAGGTATGCGATGTCTTACGGGGTCTCAAGGAAAAGAATCGTTATGTCAGAGGTTTGGTGAGCTGGGTCGGCTTCAAGCAGACCATGGTGGAATATGAGCGGGAAGAACGTTTTGCAGGAGAAACCAAATATCCTCTTAAGAAAATGATTCGTTTTGCGCTGGATGGTATCACTTCATTTTCACATAAGCCACTTAAGATTGCTACGTATGTTGGATTCTTTCTATCCTTTTCTAGCTTTCTCTATTTATTCTTCGTATTATTTCAAAGAATCTTCTTCACCTCATGGACGGTTCCGGGTTGGGCTTCCATTGTAGGTGTCAATTTGCTCTTTAATGGTATCGTTCTGATGCTACTAGGTGTAATCGGAGAGTATATTGGACGGATTTATGACGAGTCTAAGGATAGACCGCTATATATTGTAAGTGAGACTAAAGGATATCATAACGATGAATTAGTGGATCGCCGAAAGGATTACAAAGATGTCAGATAA
- a CDS encoding GtrA family protein: MSDKSLRSAFIQFLKFNAVGLVNTLIDFVIFTLLNSIGMVYALAQVISYSAGTANSFILNKKVTFRDRNRGNKEGFDKVQLLKFIVLNLVVLGISLLLMHLLTDKLGIQVLISKVLVTFVTVIINFFGSRKWVF; the protein is encoded by the coding sequence ATGTCAGATAAGAGTTTGCGGTCAGCTTTCATACAGTTCCTTAAATTTAATGCTGTAGGTTTGGTAAATACCCTCATAGATTTCGTGATCTTCACATTACTGAACTCTATTGGGATGGTATACGCCTTGGCACAGGTGATTTCTTATAGTGCAGGAACAGCGAACAGCTTTATTTTGAATAAAAAAGTAACCTTCCGGGATCGCAATCGTGGCAATAAAGAGGGTTTTGATAAGGTACAGTTGCTAAAGTTTATCGTGCTGAATCTGGTAGTGCTCGGAATATCGCTGTTGCTAATGCATCTGTTGACAGACAAACTAGGCATTCAAGTGTTGATCTCTAAGGTTTTGGTTACGTTCGTCACGGTGATTATCAATTTCTTCGGAAGTCGTAAATGGGTATTCTGA
- a CDS encoding class D sortase — MRKFSYVLILAGILIMLYPKANEWYNDWQQEKLLESAELSTSDSTPLPDLKSRYAEVTQLLAEESVLDAQAQPQETEKPEPEIEVGGKVIALIEIDKIDLKLPVLEGATKANMKHAAAHMKETTPIGEIGNAAIAAHRARTTGRLFNRLNEVVIGDTITVKTSDQVYNYEVYDISVVDPSDISVLDGNNKDKILTLITCDPLVDPTHRLIVHAKLS; from the coding sequence ATGCGTAAATTCTCGTATGTGCTCATACTGGCGGGGATCCTTATCATGCTTTATCCAAAAGCCAACGAATGGTATAACGACTGGCAGCAGGAGAAGCTGTTAGAATCGGCTGAACTGAGCACCAGCGACAGTACTCCACTGCCTGATCTGAAGAGCAGATATGCCGAAGTTACTCAGCTATTAGCAGAGGAATCGGTTCTAGATGCACAGGCACAGCCTCAAGAAACAGAAAAGCCAGAACCAGAAATTGAAGTTGGTGGCAAGGTAATTGCATTAATTGAGATCGATAAGATTGATCTGAAGCTACCTGTATTAGAAGGGGCTACTAAAGCGAATATGAAACACGCGGCGGCCCATATGAAAGAAACGACTCCAATTGGAGAAATAGGAAATGCCGCAATAGCAGCTCATAGAGCTAGAACTACGGGCAGATTGTTTAATAGATTGAATGAGGTTGTTATTGGGGATACGATCACGGTAAAGACGAGCGATCAGGTATATAATTACGAGGTTTATGATATTTCAGTTGTAGATCCAAGTGATATATCTGTTCTTGATGGGAATAACAAGGATAAGATTCTTACCCTAATTACGTGTGACCCACTAGTAGATCCTACACATCGTTTGATTGTTCATGCCAAGCTTTCCTAA